One Chordicoccus furentiruminis DNA window includes the following coding sequences:
- the asd gene encoding aspartate-semialdehyde dehydrogenase, with amino-acid sequence MSEKLRVGILGATGMVGQRFITLLENHPWFEIHTLAASASSAGKTYEESVGGRWKMDTPMPESVKKMVIKNVSDIEDVAKDVDFLFSAVNMSKDEIRAIEEQYARTETPVVSNNSAHRWTPDVPMVIPEINPQHFEIIEAQKKRLGTKRGFIAVKPNCSIQSYTPALAAWMKFGPTDVVVSTYQAISGAGKTFRDWPEMEGNIIPFISGEEEKSEQEPLKVFGHIENDRIVKLESDLRITSQCIRVPVLNGHTATVFLNFRENPTKDELVEALRSFSGRPQELGLPHAPEHFIQYLEEDDRPQVALDVNFGGGMGISIGRLRRDSIFDWKFVGLSHNTLRGAAGGAVECAEMLKALGYITRK; translated from the coding sequence ATGTCTGAGAAACTGAGAGTCGGTATCCTTGGCGCAACGGGAATGGTCGGCCAGCGTTTCATCACGCTGCTTGAGAATCACCCGTGGTTCGAGATCCATACGCTGGCGGCGTCCGCGTCAAGCGCGGGCAAAACCTATGAGGAGTCTGTCGGCGGACGTTGGAAGATGGATACCCCGATGCCGGAATCGGTGAAGAAGATGGTCATCAAAAATGTGTCCGACATCGAGGATGTGGCGAAGGATGTGGATTTCCTTTTCTCAGCCGTCAATATGTCGAAGGATGAGATCCGCGCCATCGAGGAGCAGTACGCCCGGACAGAGACACCGGTCGTCTCGAATAACAGCGCGCACCGCTGGACGCCGGATGTGCCGATGGTCATTCCCGAAATCAACCCGCAGCACTTCGAGATCATCGAGGCGCAGAAAAAAAGACTGGGGACGAAGAGAGGCTTTATCGCCGTGAAGCCGAACTGCTCGATTCAGTCCTACACGCCGGCTCTGGCCGCGTGGATGAAATTCGGACCGACGGACGTGGTCGTCAGCACCTACCAGGCGATTTCAGGTGCGGGCAAGACCTTCCGGGACTGGCCTGAGATGGAGGGCAACATCATTCCGTTCATCAGCGGCGAGGAGGAAAAGTCCGAGCAGGAGCCGCTCAAGGTGTTCGGCCATATTGAGAACGACCGAATCGTGAAGCTTGAGAGCGATCTCCGCATCACATCCCAGTGCATCCGTGTGCCGGTGCTCAACGGCCATACGGCGACGGTGTTCCTGAACTTCAGGGAGAATCCGACGAAGGATGAGCTGGTGGAGGCGCTGCGCAGCTTCAGCGGCCGTCCGCAGGAGCTGGGGCTTCCTCACGCGCCGGAGCATTTTATCCAGTATCTTGAGGAAGACGACCGTCCGCAGGTGGCGCTGGACGTCAACTTCGGCGGCGGGATGGGAATTTCCATCGGACGCCTCCGCCGGGACAGCATTTTCGACTGGAAGTTTGTCGGCCTTTCGCATAACACGCTGCGCGGCGCGGCGGGCGGCGCGGTCGAGTGCGCCGAGATGCTGAAGGCGCTCGGCTACATCACGAGAAAGTGA
- the argH gene encoding argininosuccinate lyase: MAQLWGGRFTKQENELVNAFNESLTFDRRLAEQDIVGSLAHAAMLTQQGILTKEEGEQIMEGLESIHKDISDGTLKVAGDYEDIHSFVESNLIERIGETGKKLHTGRSRNDQVAVDMRLYVRNELDEISDLLLELLHTVLSLMEEHQHTYMPGFTHLQKAQPVTLSHHFGAYFEMFRRDYERMISIRGRMNVCPLGSGALAGTTYPLDRQMTAQILEFDGPCENSMDGVSDRDYVIETLDALAIAMMHLSRLSEEICIWNSNEYQFIELDDAYATGSSIMPQKKNPDIAELIRGKTGRVYGALVQMLTTMKGLPLAYDKDMQEDKEMTFDAVDTVKNCLTLMKGMLSTSRFNEERMKKSAQQGFANATDAADYLVRKGVPFRDAHGMIGQLVLRCIEKNTSLDELPLSEYRAVCPAFDKDVYEAISLSACVSRRLTKGAPGAMAEEIAGAKAYLRMIEDLDKSEER; the protein is encoded by the coding sequence ATGGCTCAGCTTTGGGGCGGACGTTTCACAAAGCAGGAAAATGAACTGGTGAACGCGTTCAATGAGTCTTTGACCTTCGACCGGCGGCTGGCCGAGCAGGATATCGTCGGCAGCCTCGCCCACGCGGCGATGCTGACGCAGCAGGGGATCCTGACGAAGGAAGAGGGCGAACAGATCATGGAGGGACTGGAGTCCATCCATAAGGACATCTCCGACGGTACGCTCAAGGTCGCCGGGGATTATGAGGATATCCACAGCTTTGTGGAGTCCAATCTGATCGAACGGATCGGCGAAACGGGGAAGAAACTTCACACCGGCCGGTCAAGAAACGATCAGGTGGCGGTGGATATGCGCCTCTATGTGCGGAATGAGCTCGACGAGATCTCTGACCTTCTGCTGGAGCTTCTGCATACCGTCCTTTCCCTGATGGAAGAGCATCAGCATACTTATATGCCCGGTTTCACACATCTTCAGAAAGCGCAGCCGGTTACGCTGTCCCATCATTTCGGCGCCTACTTCGAGATGTTCCGCCGGGACTATGAGCGGATGATCTCGATCCGCGGCCGGATGAACGTCTGTCCGCTCGGAAGCGGCGCGCTCGCCGGGACAACCTATCCGCTTGACCGGCAGATGACCGCGCAGATCCTTGAATTCGACGGGCCGTGCGAGAATTCGATGGACGGCGTCTCGGACCGGGATTATGTCATCGAGACACTGGACGCGCTGGCGATTGCCATGATGCATCTCTCCCGGCTCTCCGAGGAGATCTGCATCTGGAACTCGAACGAGTACCAGTTCATCGAGCTGGACGACGCGTACGCGACGGGCTCCAGCATCATGCCCCAGAAGAAGAATCCGGATATCGCCGAGCTGATCAGAGGAAAGACCGGACGCGTCTACGGCGCGCTCGTCCAGATGCTGACGACGATGAAGGGCCTTCCGCTTGCCTACGACAAGGACATGCAGGAGGACAAGGAGATGACCTTCGACGCCGTCGATACGGTGAAGAACTGTCTGACGCTTATGAAAGGCATGCTGTCCACATCCCGCTTCAACGAGGAGAGAATGAAAAAGAGCGCGCAGCAGGGCTTCGCCAACGCCACCGACGCGGCCGATTATCTTGTGAGGAAGGGCGTTCCGTTCCGGGACGCGCACGGGATGATCGGGCAGCTGGTGCTCCGGTGCATCGAGAAGAATACGAGCCTTGACGAACTGCCGCTCAGTGAGTACCGCGCGGTATGTCCGGCCTTCGACAAGGATGTCTACGAGGCCATCTCCCTGTCCGCCTGCGTCAGCCGGCGTCTCACGAAGGGAGCGCCCGGCGCCATGGCAGAAGAGATCGCCGGAGCGAAGGCGTATCTCCGTATGATCGAGGATCTGGACAAGTCTGAGGAGCGGTAA
- the hisF gene encoding imidazole glycerol phosphate synthase subunit HisF, with translation MLTKRIIPCLDVDGGRVVKGVRFVDLVDAGDPVEVAKAYNEEGADELVFLDITASSDRRDTVVDMVRRVAEQVFIPFTVGGGIRSVDDMRRILREGADKVSVNTAAVEHPELIREGAEKFGRQCIVIAIDAKRRPDGSGWNVFVKGGREDTGLDAVEWAKRAVSLGAGEVLLTSMDADGTKNGYDIGLTKAVSSAVDVPVIASGGAGKAEDFYQALTEGGADAALAASLFHFNELSIGEVKQYLDERKVPVRW, from the coding sequence ATGCTGACGAAACGAATCATTCCCTGCCTTGATGTGGACGGAGGCAGAGTGGTAAAGGGCGTCCGCTTCGTCGATCTCGTCGATGCGGGCGATCCCGTGGAGGTCGCGAAGGCGTATAATGAGGAAGGCGCGGATGAACTGGTCTTTCTCGATATCACGGCTTCATCAGACCGGCGCGACACAGTGGTGGATATGGTCCGCCGTGTGGCGGAGCAGGTGTTTATCCCGTTTACGGTGGGCGGAGGCATCCGCAGCGTAGACGACATGAGACGGATCCTCCGTGAGGGCGCCGACAAGGTGTCGGTAAACACGGCGGCGGTCGAACACCCGGAGCTGATCCGCGAGGGCGCGGAGAAATTCGGACGCCAGTGCATCGTGATCGCCATTGACGCGAAGCGGCGACCGGACGGATCCGGATGGAATGTCTTTGTGAAGGGAGGCCGGGAGGATACCGGCCTCGATGCGGTTGAATGGGCGAAGAGAGCCGTTTCTCTCGGCGCCGGCGAAGTGCTTCTGACCTCCATGGATGCGGACGGAACGAAGAACGGCTATGACATCGGACTCACAAAGGCGGTTTCCTCTGCGGTGGACGTGCCGGTGATCGCTTCGGGGGGCGCCGGGAAGGCGGAGGATTTCTATCAGGCTCTGACGGAAGGCGGCGCGGATGCCGCTCTGGCGGCTTCGCTTTTTCATTTCAACGAGCTTTCCATCGGAGAGGTGAAACAGTATCTGGATGAACGGAAGGTTCCGGTCCGCTGGTAA
- a CDS encoding uracil-DNA glycosylase — translation MAITGEWEKALRPEFAKPYYAELYRTVREEYRTRVIYPPAKDIFNAFAFTPLEKVRVLIVGQDPYHEPGQANGLCFSVHPGVPVPPSLVNIYKELHEDLGCRIPDNGDLTHWAEQGVMLLNTVLTVRAHQANSHRNIGWETFTDAAIRVIAAEDRPIVFILWGGAARRKKSMITNPKHLVIESAHPSPLSAYNGFFGSRPFSRCNKYLEQNGLPPIDWQVPDTGEKRKTDAGPAGAAES, via the coding sequence ATGGCGATCACGGGAGAATGGGAGAAGGCGCTGCGGCCTGAATTCGCGAAGCCGTATTACGCGGAGCTTTATCGGACGGTCCGGGAGGAATACCGGACGCGGGTGATCTATCCGCCGGCGAAGGATATTTTCAACGCGTTCGCCTTCACACCGCTTGAGAAGGTGCGTGTCCTGATTGTGGGACAGGATCCTTATCATGAGCCGGGTCAGGCCAACGGCTTGTGTTTCTCCGTCCATCCGGGCGTGCCGGTTCCTCCGTCGCTGGTCAATATCTACAAGGAACTGCACGAGGATCTGGGATGCCGGATCCCGGACAACGGGGATCTGACGCACTGGGCCGAACAGGGCGTGATGCTGCTCAATACCGTGCTGACGGTTCGTGCCCATCAGGCCAATTCTCACCGGAATATCGGATGGGAAACCTTCACGGATGCCGCGATCCGCGTGATCGCGGCGGAAGACCGGCCGATCGTTTTCATTCTCTGGGGAGGAGCGGCACGCCGAAAGAAGAGTATGATCACCAATCCGAAGCATCTGGTGATTGAATCGGCTCATCCGTCGCCGCTATCGGCCTATAACGGGTTTTTCGGAAGCCGCCCGTTTTCCCGCTGCAACAAGTACCTTGAGCAGAACGGCCTTCCGCCGATCGACTGGCAGGTTCCGGATACGGGCGAAAAGCGGAAGACGGACGCAGGGCCGGCCGGCGCGGCAGAATCATGA
- a CDS encoding epoxyqueuosine reductase QueH: protein MKTEKTNHRAYQRELDRLIAKNREAGIVPSLLLHSCCAPCSSYVLEYLSEDFSITDLYYNPNITEKEEYRRRADEMRRLIGAQPHLHPVWFVEGVYEPDRFFETVKGYEKEREGGARCLLCFRLRLEEAARAACGGYTDPADGRHRMYDFFTTTLTISPLKDVDAINRIGEEIAGECRARFGPEAPRWLPSDFRKHGGYARSIELSRAYGLYRQNYCGCVFSKRRDLLIGRRNDPETGGNP from the coding sequence ATGAAGACGGAAAAGACGAATCATCGGGCGTATCAGCGGGAACTCGACCGGCTGATCGCAAAGAACAGGGAGGCCGGCATTGTGCCGAGCCTCCTTCTGCATAGCTGCTGCGCGCCGTGCAGCTCCTATGTGCTGGAGTATCTGTCAGAGGATTTTTCCATCACGGATCTCTACTACAACCCGAATATTACGGAGAAGGAGGAATACCGCCGGCGTGCGGATGAGATGAGGCGGCTGATCGGGGCGCAGCCCCATCTTCATCCCGTCTGGTTTGTCGAAGGTGTCTACGAGCCGGACCGCTTTTTCGAAACCGTGAAGGGGTATGAGAAGGAACGGGAAGGCGGGGCGCGCTGCCTTCTCTGCTTCCGCCTCCGTCTGGAGGAGGCTGCCCGCGCGGCCTGCGGGGGATATACGGATCCAGCCGACGGAAGGCACAGGATGTACGACTTCTTTACGACCACACTGACGATCAGCCCGCTGAAGGATGTGGATGCGATCAACCGGATCGGAGAGGAGATCGCCGGAGAATGCCGGGCGCGGTTCGGCCCGGAGGCGCCGCGGTGGCTCCCGTCGGATTTCCGGAAACACGGAGGCTATGCGCGGAGCATCGAGCTGTCCCGTGCCTACGGACTTTACCGGCAGAATTACTGCGGCTGCGTATTCTCGAAGCGGCGGGATCTGCTGATCGGCCGGCGGAACGATCCGGAAACGGGCGGGAATCCGTGA
- a CDS encoding putative polysaccharide biosynthesis protein, translating into MSQSAKGQVTRQAAFLMAAQMISSVIGLLYRSPLHLLMGSEGDGYYQYAYEWYTIILLISSYSIPSAVSKVMAERLAVHEYRNAFKVFKAALLYVLVVGGVGAAVAFFGAPFILAKQPDAVLALRVLAPTIMLSGFLGVFRGFFQAHNTMKPTAVSQVAEQIMNAVFSILMAYLLTRPYAGNPGLRGKFGAAGGTIGTGAGVVTGLVVMLLAWFVNRKMVSRRIARDRHEKEESYQEVIRVILLMCTPIILATCVYNLTSVVDQVIFTNVITGKGYTSAQVSILYGIFGYRVKPIINIPIALASATSTALIPAVATSISRGSKKEAVSKIDECIKMTLFISIPSAVGVAVLSYPVMFALYPGRAVTVEAAAQLLSLGAVSVVFYSLSTVTNGVLQGLGRPSVPVRNAAAALGVNVAVLYVTTALLNWHVYGIVVSILAYSMTVMILNALSVRKYVAYSHSVRQFAAPVKASVVMGAAVGAVYWIPKLLFGFIFSRYLASALLLVVSVLTGIVVYVLMYDRFAHLTDDELRRVPLGTRLLHLLRLLHLR; encoded by the coding sequence ATGTCACAGTCAGCGAAGGGTCAGGTGACCAGACAGGCCGCGTTTCTGATGGCCGCCCAGATGATCTCGTCTGTCATCGGACTGCTTTACCGGAGCCCGCTCCATCTGCTGATGGGGTCCGAGGGCGACGGATATTATCAGTATGCCTATGAATGGTACACCATCATACTGCTGATCTCGTCGTACAGCATTCCGAGCGCGGTGTCGAAGGTGATGGCGGAGCGGCTGGCGGTGCACGAGTACCGGAACGCCTTCAAGGTTTTCAAGGCAGCTCTTCTTTATGTGCTGGTTGTCGGCGGAGTGGGCGCGGCGGTGGCCTTTTTCGGCGCGCCGTTCATCCTCGCGAAGCAGCCGGACGCGGTGCTGGCTCTTCGCGTGCTTGCGCCGACGATCATGCTGTCCGGCTTCCTCGGAGTGTTCCGCGGCTTCTTCCAGGCGCATAACACGATGAAGCCCACAGCGGTTTCCCAGGTCGCCGAGCAGATCATGAACGCCGTCTTCTCGATCCTGATGGCGTATCTGCTGACCCGTCCGTATGCGGGCAACCCGGGACTCAGAGGAAAATTCGGCGCCGCCGGCGGCACCATCGGCACGGGCGCCGGTGTGGTGACCGGGCTTGTCGTGATGCTGCTGGCCTGGTTCGTGAACCGGAAGATGGTTTCGCGCCGCATCGCCCGCGACCGTCATGAGAAGGAGGAGTCCTATCAGGAAGTCATCCGCGTGATTCTTCTGATGTGCACGCCGATCATTCTGGCGACCTGCGTGTACAATCTGACTTCCGTCGTGGATCAGGTGATCTTCACGAACGTGATCACCGGCAAGGGATATACATCGGCGCAGGTCAGTATTCTCTACGGCATCTTCGGCTACCGCGTCAAGCCGATCATCAATATCCCGATCGCGCTGGCGTCCGCCACCTCCACCGCGCTGATTCCCGCGGTGGCGACTTCGATCTCGCGCGGATCGAAAAAGGAAGCGGTATCCAAAATTGACGAGTGCATCAAGATGACGCTTTTCATCTCGATTCCCTCCGCGGTCGGCGTGGCGGTCCTGTCCTATCCGGTCATGTTCGCTCTTTATCCGGGAAGGGCGGTCACTGTAGAGGCCGCGGCGCAGCTGCTGAGCCTCGGGGCAGTCTCCGTGGTGTTCTACAGCCTCTCGACTGTGACAAACGGGGTGCTGCAGGGACTCGGCCGGCCGTCCGTCCCGGTCCGCAACGCGGCCGCTGCGCTGGGCGTCAATGTCGCGGTTCTCTATGTGACGACTGCGCTTCTCAACTGGCATGTCTACGGCATCGTCGTCTCGATCCTTGCGTACTCGATGACCGTGATGATCCTCAACGCGCTGTCGGTACGCAAGTATGTCGCCTACAGCCACTCGGTCCGGCAGTTCGCCGCACCGGTGAAGGCGTCCGTCGTGATGGGCGCGGCGGTGGGGGCTGTCTACTGGATCCCGAAGCTTCTGTTCGGCTTTATCTTCAGCCGGTATCTTGCGAGTGCGCTGCTTCTCGTCGTATCCGTTCTGACCGGTATCGTGGTATACGTGCTGATGTATGACCGTTTCGCGCACCTGACGGATGATGAGCTGCGCCGTGTTCCGCTGGGAACGCGCCTTCTGCATCTGCTGCGTCTCCTTCATCTGAGGTAA